Sequence from the Argentina anserina chromosome 7, drPotAnse1.1, whole genome shotgun sequence genome:
TCAAGAATGGAAGCCAAACCGGCACATCCCACAAGTTCCTCTCCTTGATGTATTGAAAAACGTTCAAAAAAGCTATGCCGGTAGCCAGGGGAAGCCCGACTGCCGCCACTATCCTCACCAGCATCCTCTCCGTTACGACTTGCGGAATCTCCTCATCGTCATCATCATTTTTAGGGTTTTTGCTTGTGGGTTTTTCTTTCATGGTGGCTGGTGGGTTGTTGCCAAACCCTTTTGAATTGGCATGTGGTTGAATATGATGATGCGTCCTTTTGGGGAGTGTTTGGTTTTGGAGGCTTGTGGGGTGGGGGGCTGAGGTTTTGAGCTTCCATGGAGAAGATTGAGAAAGATGGGAGTGAAAGATCAGAGTTCTCATAGCTACGTACACCAGGCTAAGTTATAGTTTCCATTACAGTATCTATTGTTGAATGGTATGATCTTATTGCCATAAACCTTATCCCAAAATGAATGGTGGTGACATTCTTTCGTATAAGATATTTTTCAGATGGTGAgccttctttttgtttcttaattaCTGCAATATAGAATGATAGATTAACAAAATTTGTTCCCTTATAAGATTTTTGAGCTTTGAAAATCTTCCTTTTACCAACTTGCATGTAAAACTCATAATCAAATATCCAAGAACAGATAGAGAGAAGGAACCAAATAGTAATCAAACatgatgcatatatatgtagaCGATTTTAAAATTCGAAGGAATTGAATGTTATTCCATGCCAAGTTGTATTAGACGGAGGGAAATAGATGCATGCATATGCTCAGTGGCGGATTTAATCCCTCAAAGTTAGGTGAGTGGAAAAATAATTAATACAGAATAGgtgaaaaacatatataagtgaaaataatttttttatataatacagtttaattttaataaataaatattcgataaattaataactttAGACTGTTCTAAAAAGCGGCTGTCTAGGCGCTAGGGGGTGGGTCACCACCACGCTTTTTACCTATTTGGTCATCTGTGGCGTTCGAGAGATTTAGTTGCCACTTAGGCGGTTCTAGGTGGTCCATGATGTTCTTTGGTGGTCTGTGACAGTCAAAATCAATAGACttttagaagaagaaaaaaaatactggTCACTCCTTTGTATGTTAAGGGTCTCGACAATTTACTCCTCATACTTTCAATTTCAACCAATCACTCCTCATACTCTCAATTTTCAACTAATTGCTACATTATTTTTCTCTTCGTTAAAAATGTCTGTTAACTACTAGATTTAGACTATATTAGAATGTGAAATCTCGATTATAACCTTCACTCTTACCCAaaagataaaacaaaaaatcatcTGCCGCCACCACCATCGCAGCCTCAAACACAAAATCTTGCTTTTGCATCACTATTGTAGCGAAAATTCTTCCACTCACCCTGTGAACCTTCACTTGGGTGAcgttggtgcttaaatgtaatcttgtttgatttctactctctaagtgttattgaattcgattgcatgcaaatttagattaggccctaagtcaatctaaatgttaattgaaatcttgcatgattagatgatctcataaggctctaattgtattggtgtataaaaagtatgtaattggtcgaattagaatgcatgataggttcgaacttataattatgtggtgtaatggtaaatttggtttatgtttgttaaagagaagtcgatcatgtacatagtaatttaggttttattttagtagttaataatcaatctcaaaccccccattatttgttaacactaaaagtttagagttctctTCAATTCCCCGAACTGAACGATCAATGtgtattctatactaacgatgatgttttacatggtttattatagacgttttaattaacgctctatcgGACATGATCAATGATTGAtgaagaatggaagaatgaaAAAGTGACGTGTGTCGAGGAAAAGGCGAAAACAATTAAACAAATGAGGCAAAAGTCAATACTCAAATGACATTAATTATAATATGtaaaattaaaagtaattgtatttattatatttattcaaTTAGAGAGGTGAGCAACAATTTTAAGACGAAAATAACAAGAATTCAAAaagatattaaaaataaaatttctccAAAAAAATGGTGTGATATAAATTATTGAATTAGCTTGCCAAAATTTAAGTTATTTTCAACCAAATTCCGACGAGGGTTTTTTTGGTTGGAAAGAATGACATATACGACGGAGTTTCCGACAGTAACTTTGGTTGTAAATTACTATTATTTCCAACTAAAATGGTCAGAAAAGAGTATTTGTAACTGAGGTAGTACCGACCGAGCCGGCCAGATTTATTTGGTCGGAAAAAGTATTAACGACCAAGTTAGGGTTTTTTTCAACCATTTTCAGAGTCGGAAATCATGTTTTGTGTTGTAGTGTTTGCAGAATTGATGGGAGAACGGATTATAGGACTATTGTATGTCGAAGACAAGGGAGAGGCCTCCGGAGTTCTCCAATAAATCTGAGATAGAGACTTAGTTCCAAGAGATTTTGAGGATGTTGATCGTCTTGAAGGTAGCAAGTTGATTTTGATTCTGAAATAgattttaacaaaacaaagtaATTAATAAGTAACTAAAGCGTTGAGTATGAAGTTTACATGAGAGAAAATGAATATATAGTTATGCTCACTTGTTATGCACATTCACATACTCATCTGTTTCATCCAGTATGTCTTCCTTCAAGACAGAAATTAACAGAAAGAGATGGTTTAGTTCATTATAAAAATCTGCATGTTAAACTATGTTTCATACTATATTTAGTTATTTACTTGGTACCTGTAGCAGTTCCTCCATTACGTCCTCCATTGTTATGATTCCAATCACCTCCTCATCCAAGTGACTTTGAATTGATCCTacgctttcatttgatacatTTCCACCTCCTTCATTATGCGGCTTGTAATGCGTTTGTGTAAGATCTTCATTTTGCTCCATGACATGCTCTGACAGTGGAGTGTTGTATTCAGTACTTTCACTCAAGTACACAGGCGATATGTCTATGGTTAGATGCTCGTTCCCTTTGCTGGGAAAATTTAAATCTGCAATTTCTAGTGCAACATTAACACTGGGCCACTGGCTGCATATCTAGGACATACTTGTGTCTCAAAACTTGATTTCACTAATCAAATCCTGAATGCATTACCTTGGCTCTCCTGTCGTTTTGAAGCTATTCTTGAACTCCTAGCATCTTTTTCCCATTGTCCATTAACACCCTTGTTAGTCTTCACCACAGCAGCCATATGACTGTGGCCTTTCCGGAACTGATTCAGTATATCATATAAAGGCCAGTCGCTATAAACCCTGTTCATAGGAGACTATAAACAGTTATCACATAGTAGAGACATAACTGTTTATGGTTTATGCCAAATATGTCCATCAAGTTTCATCAGGGTGGTAATTTGGAGGGCACTTATTGCTTATGCTGCTATACTCATCTAGACTTGTTGAGTGGAATAAGTGAACATTTTACATACCTAGGAATTTTTCTAATTGTCATGCGCTTAACTGGGGTTTCATCTTCAGGGCGACAGAAGATCAAATTCTTCGCCTGCTGATTCAAAAAACAACAGTTAATAGTTACATGAGGCCGAAAGGGTTACTTGGAAAGTTGCAGTAAACAATGAAGCCTGCATCTTTGTAAAGAAAGgaagaataaaaaaagacTTGGTCAAAACTAATGAACAAACAAAGTTACTGAACTGTTTACCAAAATGAGGCCAATGATATTTTTTGGGTTTCCTGCATAGATTGGTACACGACTGTGACCTCTGCTCATTACTAAACCCAGTGTATTCCTAAgcacaaatataa
This genomic interval carries:
- the LOC126801659 gene encoding DUF21 domain-containing protein At5g52790, with the translated sequence MRENDVPCCQANFWLFIVISMILVSLAGIASGLALGLLSFSKVDLEVLIKSGKPKDQKNAATILPLVKNEHLLLCTLLIGKTLAMEALPIFVDSILPVWAAIIASVTLVVAVTEIIPQAVCSRYGLSLGAKVSYLVRLVLVVFFPIAYPFSKLLDFLLGERHSVLLRRAELKTLVDLHANEAGKGGELSRHETMIIAGALDLTQKTAENAMTPISETFALDINSKLDMNTLGLVMSRGHSRVPIYAGNPKNIIGLILAKNLIFCRPEDETPVKRMTIRKIPRVYSDWPLYDILNQFRKGHSHMAAVVKTNKGVNGQWEKDARSSRIASKRQESQDLNFPSKGNEHLTIDISPVYLSESTEYNTPLSEHVMEQNEDLTQTHYKPHNEGGGNVSNESVGSIQSHLDEEVIGIITMEDVMEELLQEDILDETDEYVNVHNKIKINLLPSRRSTSSKSLGTKSLSQIYWRTPEASPLSSTYNSPIIRSPINSANTTTQNMISDSENG
- the LOC126801673 gene encoding uncharacterized protein PAM68-like; translation: MRTLIFHSHLSQSSPWKLKTSAPHPTSLQNQTLPKRTHHHIQPHANSKGFGNNPPATMKEKPTSKNPKNDDDDEEIPQVVTERMLVRIVAAVGLPLATGIAFLNVFQYIKERNLWDVPVWLPFLTTLLTFGTSAVGIAYGALSTSWDAEKKGSLLGFEEVQKNWVDMWREEDEGSS